The Agromyces sp. 3263 DNA segment GGCTGGCGAGGCCGAGGCGGGCGCTGACGATCTCGACGTCGTTCACGGGCCATGCGACGGACGCTCCATCCCGCGGCGTCGCGGGCGGCTCGGTCGGCGGCACCCACTCGGGGCTCGCTGTTGAGGCGTCGGGCGCGTCGACCGCCTCCTCGCGGATGGCGAGCGGCATGGCGGTCACCTGCGCGCCGAACCGCGGGTCGGAGAGCCGTTCGAACGCCTCCTGCTCGCTGACGACCGGGTAGTCGCCGAGGTTCACCAGGTCGGCGAGCGAACCGTAGGCGCTCACGATGCCGCCGTCGGTCAGCTCGAGGCTCCACGACTGGTCGATGCGCTGGCCATCGACGACGGGCCACGCCTGCGCCGATCGCGTGACCGCGCCCTCCCACGTCTCGGAGGTGTACTCGAAGGCACCTGGGTCGCGTCCGACGGAGGCGATGAGCGACCGCAGGGCGTCGATCGCGGCGTCCTCCGACGGCAGGCCGACGGTCGGCGGCTCGCAGGGGTCGACGGGGGCGACCTCGCCCGTGCCGTCGGTGCCCTCCGTGCCCGCGCCGGTGTCGGTCGTCGCGCAGTTCCAGGGGTTCAGGAGCGGATCCGAGTAGGAGAAGCTGAGCGTGCCGTCGAGCCCGACGTAGAGCGACGGGGCGGTGCCGTCCTGGGGACCGACCGTCCACGCGCCGTCCTTCAGCTGGGGCGTTCCCTCCACGCCGAGGGCGGCGGCCAGCGCGCCGACCGATTCGGCGTTGGAGGCTCCGCGGGCGTCGTACCCGTAGCCGGGCGCGCTGCCCGAGGCCGTCGAGAGGCCGGTCGAGTGGAAGCTGTTGCGCCCGAACCCGGGGTAGAGCATGCCGCTCGCTCCGGATGCGGAACGCTTGGCCTGGTCGGGTGCCGCACCCGCGATCGCGCCGTCCTGGAGGGTGCTCTGCTCGGTGGTCGCGCCGTCGGCGGCGCCCTGCAGCGAGATGGGCGGGGCCGCGGCTCCCGCGACGTTCGTGGAGTCGTTCGTCGAGGCGCCGACGGCGTAGCCGGCTCCGCTGAAGACCACGAGCGAGGCGGCGACGGCGGCGATGGCGACCCAGGTCGGGCGGCGGCGCGCGCGCTCGGAGGCGAGGTCGGCGACGGGCGACGGCTGGGCCGGCGCGGCATCCGTCATCGACGTGCCGGTGGCGGATGCGGCATCCGTCGTGGATGCTGCAGTCGCCCTGGCGACGACCTCGTCGGCGAACCCCGCGCTGGGCTCGACCGATGCGGCGGGATCGGCGGCGCGAAGCCGCGCCACCGGGTCGAGCTCGTTGTCGTCATGCATGTCGATCACCCTCCGTGACTGCGTTCATAGACGGATATGTCCGACGAGGCCGGAACCTTGCAGGGACGCCGCAGGACCCGGCGCGGGTGCCGTGCCGTGCCGTGCCTAGAACGACAGCCGCTCGCCCCACGCCTCGCGGAGGCGCTTGCGTGCACGTGAGAGCGCGGCATCCGCCCCCGACCGGGAGATGCCGAGCACCTCGGCGAGCTCGGCGCCGTCGAGGCCCTCCCACGCGTGCAGGAGCAGGATCTGCCGATCGCGCTCCCCCACGCTCGCGAGCGCCCCACGGAGCTCGGCATCGAACAGGGTGCTCAGCTCGGGGTCGTCGCTCACGCGAACCGCCCCCGACTCGGGCACCTCGTCGACCGCGAGGTCGATGGTCTTGCGCCGGTGATTCGCCAGCGTGAAGCCCGCGGTGCGGTAGAGCCACGGGAGCACGGCGTCGGGCGGCACGTCGGCGCGGCGGCGCCAGGCCGTCGTGAACACCTCGGCCGCGAGGTCCTCGGCGTCCTGCCGCGGCCCCCGGCGCGCGAAGTAGCGGACGAGGGCCGTCGAGTGCTCGCGCACGACTGCGGTGAACCAGGCGACCTCGTCGGAGGTCGCGGGCTGGTGGGCGCCCTCGGGCATCGCCACCCCCTCGGTCGCGTCGGTGTCGGCTGCGGTGCTGGCGATCCTCACACCCGGTATGTGTCGGATCTGCCGCGAGTCTTGCACGGAACGACGGAATTCCTCGCGCGCGAGGCGGGAGCGCCTCAGTCGAACATCGGGGTCAGGAACCTCCGCTCGTAGCGCCGGAAGCAGCGGGTCTCCGCGCCGAACCGGTTGGCCTCCACGCATTCGGGGTCGGTCGTCGCGGCGGTGCGGTACTGCTCGTACTCGGCCAGCGACGGGAACGTGAAGAGCGCGAACGCCTCATCGCTGTCGCCCTCGCTCGGCAGGAAGTAGCCGTGGTGCGTGCCGCCGAGCCGGTTCACGAGGTGGATCCATCGCCGGCCGTACTCCTCGAAGTCGGACAGCTTGTGGGGGTCGATCTCGTAGCGCAGGTGGATGGTGATCATGGGTCCACGCTCGCATCCATCTCGGGACGGGACGGCGTGAATGCCTGCCAATCTTGCGAGACCGACCGCCGAGCTCGTCCACAGCAAGTTCCCTGAAGGAATCTCAGCATCTGTGCCAGTCTGAGCGTGCACGGGGTTCGAGACGACAGGTTCGCCACACATCGAGGTGCCATGTGAAGGAAGTACCCAACCACCGCGAGGGGCCCGCGACTGGATGGTCGGCTGCGTCGCCATGCTGCCCGACGCCGTGCCCGACCCTGTGACATCCGTAGACACCCCGACTGAAGGAAGACGAAGATGGCCACCACATCAGAACCCACGACCGTCGTGCTCGTGCACGGCGCATTCGCCGACGCCGGAAGCTGGGTCCCCGTGATCGAGCGACTCCTCGCCGCCGGCGTTCCCGTTCGCGCACCGGGGCTCCTCATGCGGGGCCTGCGCTCCGACTCCGACTACATCGCGAGCGTGATCTCCCAGATCCCCGGCCCGGTGCTCGCGGTGGGGCACTCCTATGGAGGTGCGGTGATCTCCAACGCCGCCACGCAGGCGTCGAACGTGAAGGGACTGGTGCTGGTGTCGGGGTTCGCGCCCGAGGAGAACGAGGCGCTCGGCGAGGCCGAGGGAACCTCCCGCGACAGCGCCCTCGGACCGGCACTCGTCCAGGCGCAGTTCCCGACGGGGGTCGGCGACGAGACGGCGATCGAGCTGTACGTCGACATCGCGAAGTTCCCGGCGGTGTTCGCGGGCGACCTCCCCGAGGCGCAGGCGAACGCCTTCGCGGTATCCCAACGACCCATCGCCGCCTCGGCGTTCGACGAGAAGTCGGGACCGCCCGCGTGGAAGCACCTGCCGACCTGGTCCGTCGTCGCCACCGGCGACAAGGCGGCGGGATCCGACGTGCTGCTCTCCATGGCGCGCCGCGCGAACGCCGAGCTGCTCGAGCTCGAGGGCTCGCACCTCATCATGGTCTCCCAGCCGGAACCGGTGACCGACGTCATCCTCCGCGCGCTCGACAAGGTCGGAGGGTCGCGGTGAGCGACACCGAGCCGATCGATGAGCTGGCGACGAAGCTGAAGCGCACCGAACTGCAGCACCAGGCCTCGTCGATTCCGGGCAGGGACATCGTGCAGGTCCTCACCGAGATCCCGGTCGGGGTCGAGTCCGGCTGGCACACGCACCCTGGTGAGGAGATCGGCTACATCCTCGCCGGCACCGTGGAGATGCGGATCGAGGGCGCGCCGACCCTGCTGCTGAACGCCGGCGACCCGTTCCTGATGCCGCCGGGCACCGCCCACAACGCGCGCGACCTCGGCCCGGGCACGGGGATGATGCTCTCCACCTACCTCGTCGACCCGACGCAGTCGCTGGCCACGTTCGTGCACGTGGACTGAGGCAGTGCGCTGAACGAGGGGCGCGGATGGATCCCGTGAGCGCCGTCGTCTGGACCGTCGCGTTCGTCCTCGTGACGGTCTCGGTGACGGGCCTGACCAGGCGGCTGAACTGGTCGGCGCCGGTCGTGCTCGTCGTCGTCGGCGGGATCGCGTCGTTCGTGCCCGTCGTCCCCGTCGTGCACGTCGAGCCCGAGCTGGTGCTCTACGGCGTGCTGCCTCCGCTGCTGTTCGCACAGGCCGTGCGGACCTCGTTCCTCGACGTGCGCCGGCGACGTGACAGCATCCTCATCCTCTCCGTCGGGACGGTCGCCTTCACGGTGGTCGTCGTCGGGTTCACGACGTCGTTGCTGCTCCCTGCAATCGGGCTCGCCGCCGCGTTCGCGTTCGCGGCGGTCATCGCCCCCACGGACACCGTCGCCGTCACCTCCGTGACCGGCCGCCTCGCGCTGCCACGTCGAGTCGTCACCGTGCTCGAGGGCGAGAGCCTCTTGAACGACGCCGCGGCGCTCGTGGCACTCAACGCCGCGATCGCCGCGATGACGATGCTGCTCAGCCCGCTGCTCGTCACTGGCGCGTTCCTGCTGGCCGTGGTGGGTGGCGTCGCCGTCGGCCTCGCGATCGGCTGGACGATGGCGTTCATCCGCTCGCGCCTCCGGTCGCCCGTCCTCGACACGAGCCTCGCCCTCATCACGCCGTACCTTGCCTTCATCGCCGCGCAGGCCGTGCTGGGTTCCGGCGTGCTCGCCGTCGTCATCGCGGGGTTGTACCTGGGGTATCGTTCGCCGGTCGTGCAGTCCGCCGAGGCGCGGATCGCCGAGTCGGTGAACTGGCGGACCATCCAGTTCCTCCTCGAGAACGCTGTGTTCCTGTTCATCGGGCTCAACCTCGCGAGCATCCTGCAGGGCGCCGTCCGGACCGGCCCTGGCCTGTGGGAGACCATCGGCATCTGCAGCGTGGTGTTCGTGGCGCTCGTCGTCTCCCGGTTCGTGTTCGTGCTCGCCGTCGCCTGGTTCTTCCGACGAGGCCCGCGGCGGCTGCGCCGGCAGCACGTGCAGTGGAAGAACGCGGTCGTCATCGCCGCGGCGAACGTGCGCGGCGTCGTCACGCTCGCGGCCGTGTTCCTGCTCCCCGAGATGACGCCGGACCGGGAGTTCCTGCAGTTCGTCGCCTTCGTCATCGTCGTCGCGACCCTCGTCAGCGGGCTGGCGCTCCCGCTGCTCGTCCGGCGCCTGCACCTGCCGCCGCCGAACGCCGCCCAGGAGCAGATGGAACGCGAGACCCTGATGGCCGAGGCGCACACGGCCGGACTCGCCCGGCTCGAACTGGAGACGGGCGAGGCCGACGCGGAGCGCGTCGTGTCGCAGCTCCGGGCGAACGCCACCCTCATCTCCGACTCGCTCGCGCACCCGGTGACCGATCCGTCCTCCGAGTCCTTCCTCGCCGCGTACGCGCGGCTCCGGCGCGAGATGATCACCGAGGAACGCCACGCCGTCCTCGCCGCCAGGAGCGAGGGCCGGTTCCCCGAGACCGCGGTGAAGTTCGTCCTTCGAGCCATCGACGCAGAGGAGCTCTCATTGAATGCCATCACCAGGCCTCCGGATGCCGCTGGGCCGCGTCCCGAGCCGGCCGACACCCGCTCGCCGGGCAGGCGTGGCCATGTCTGACTGGGCGTCCGGCACCGCCTCGACGGGCTCGGACACGCGCAGCCGTTGCGCGTGGGCCACCGCGCGTGAGCGCGACGAGGCCCTGCTCGCCTACCACGACCACGAGTGGGGCACGCCGGGTGGGAGCGAGCGCGCCGTGTTCGAAGCACTCACCCTCGGGATCTTCCAGGCCGGCCTCGGATGGCTCACCGTGTTCCACAAGCGCGCCGCGTTCCGGGCTGCCTTCCACGACTTCGATCCGGCGCGGGTCGCGCAGATGGACGACGCCGACGTCGCCGTGCTGCTGGAGGATCCCGGGATCATCCGCAACGAGGCGAAGATCCGGTCGGCGCTCCGCAATGCCGCGGTGATGGCGACGTCGGAGTTCGCCCTCGCGGACCTGGCGAACGACGCCGGACCGCGCGAGCACCAGCGCCCGTCACCGGGGGCCGCCGTGCCCTCGCACACCCCCGAGTCGGAGGCCCTGAGCCGGCGCCTGAAGGCGGAGGGATACGTGTTCATCGGTCCGACCAGCGCCTACGCCTTCATGCAGGCGATCGGCGTGGTGAACGATCACGTCGTCGGCTGCTTCCGCGGCGACGAGCTCGAGCGATGACGCCGACTCACGTACCCTGAGACGCGGCCGGCATTCGCGCCGACCGACGGAAGGCTCCTCGTGAACATCACCCTGCTTCGACGGTTCGTCGCCGTCGCCGAGGAGCTGCACTTTCCGCGAGCCGCGGACAAGCTCGGGATCCCCCTCGCGTCGCTCTACTCGTCGATCGACAAGCTCGAGGCCGAGATCGGGCAGCCGCTGTTCACCCGGCACGGCGAGACGCAGCTCACGAAGGTCGGCGTCCTCTTCCTCGAGGAGGCCAGGAACGAGATCGCCGCGGCGCCGGCTCCCGCCGAGAAGCCCGCAGCGAAGGCGGGCGGCAAGGCGAAGGCCTCGAAGGGCAAGGGGCGTGCGCCCATCGTGAAGGGCCAGCCCAAGCCGTACAAGAAGCGCCAGGGCCGCTGAGCAGCCGAGCTCTGCCTCGACCCGGGGTCAGACGTTGAAGCGGAACTCCACAATGTCGCCGCACATACCAACCTCTAGCGCGCGGATGCTTCACGTCTTGCTCCCTGAGGTTGTGTTGTGCCGCCATTTGCAAGAGTGCCCGCAGTTAGCAACCAGGCACCGATGATGCCAGCTAGTCCTCGTCACCCTCTGAGAACAGCCCCTCCGGCAGCACGTCTGCGTGGTGTTCACGCAGATACCGCTTGACGTCGAGGAGCGAAGCGTCGTGCTGCAATCCGCGCTTGTAGTACAGCAAGCGTTGGTCCGCGGACTCGAGGATCTCCGACCAGCGCCGCACCCAGACCCTGTAGCGCAGCGGGGAGTTCGGGTCGAGCTCGGACTCATCGAGCAGCCCTGACTCGCGACCACGCTGGTTGATGTCTCGCCTCACATCGTTGTTGTAGTCGTTCACGACGAGCACGAAGTCCCAGACAGTGTGGGTGCCGGCAAACTGTGGATCTTCGACGATGGCGCGGGCATAGCCCTTGATCTGGTTGGCTTCCTTGTGCGACGCAACTACCGATGGGGCCTTCAGCTCCACAACCAGGTGCCGCTTCGTCTCGTGCTCGGGGGCCGCCAGCGAGAACATCAGGTCAAGGCGGCCCTGGCTGCCATCGGTCTTGGTGACCTTCGTGGTGGACTCACCCTCCCGGCCAAGCATGCTGAGGTGTTGCTCGAGCGCTCGGGTGAGACCTATCTCCGAGCTCATCATGTTGAACTGCTCTCCGAACACCCAGCTCTCGCGCTCCAGGATCTTGTGCAGGTGGTCCCGCTCCTTGACCAGTCCCTTGGCTTCGGGGTTGAAGACGATCTCGCGAAGAGCGCTCAGGAAGTCCAGGCGGTCGGTCACGTCGGTAGTCGCCCGGATCAGCCTCGAGAGCGGCGTGCGCTCAAGCAGCCGGTCGAGCTCTTCGCTCTCGCCTTCGGTGAGACCGACGTACTGGTTCAGGAGCGTCTTCACACCATCGGGGTTCCGCTGGAGCGTGTCCTTGAGGAGCCCCAGCGTCAGCTTCTCCTGGCCACGCGCCTTGGGGATGTGCCGGCGCACAGCCGTTGCAACAACGTCGAAGGTTGCTCGTTCGACGACCTCTTCGTCCGAGGCGGGATCACCTTCGTACGGGTATGTCTTGGTCTCTTTCCAGCGACCGACGAGCTCGCGACGCTGCTCGGCACGGCGAGCCTCGAAGTGATCCTCGAGCGTGGAGTCCACGACCTGCATCAGGGAGCCGAGCAGCGACGTTTCCTGCTCCATATCGACGAGCATCACCTCGTTGGGGTGCTCCGTCATGCCGTCCCACAGGACGTAGGCTGCGAAGTTGAAGTCGGCGAAGCGCCTAATAGGTGTCTCATCGACCGGAACGCCCTTGTCGTCGCAGAGATAGAGCGTCCGGCCCTTCACATCTCGCCATTCGACGACCTTCAGCGCGGCTCGGTGCTCAACACCGTCGTAGGACCAGTTCAGCTCGTGAGTCGTCTCGCGCTCGATGCTCGCGGCCGGGTCGATCTTCACTCCGTCGTACCAGACCTCGATCGACGGGAAGGTTAGCAGATGAAGGGCAAGGGCGGCACCGATGCGCGGCCGCGCGGAGTCGCCTTCGAGCCTGCCGAGCGAGTCCCGCCCTTCAGCTCGGAACTCCGTGTAGGTCGGGCTCTGGGCGTCGACAGGATCGGGGCCCGAGAAATCGTTGCGACGGTCAACAGTCGATGACACGCGTGTCTGCTTGAACGCGCCCGTTGCATCCTGGCCGACCGTCTCCCACGTGATGCGGGTTCCCAACGCGAAGGCGCGCAGACGCCCCTGACCCAGCCTGCCGTGCAGAGGTCGCTTCTCGCGCTCGGTGACGCGCGCTCCGAGCTTCCACGAGTTCCCCACCCACTTGAAGTCCTGCTCGACGCGTTCCGGGCTCATGCCGAGGCCGTCATCGCGAACGGTCACACCGACAATGCCGTCGGCGATGTTGCGGTCAAGAGTCACTGACACCTTGTTGGCGTCCGCATCGAGGCTGTTCCAGATGAGCTCGATGACCGCTCGCACCGGGTCAGTCTCGCCAGCGAGACGCTGGACCAAGTCGTTTCCAGCGGTGAGCGTGATTCGAGGCATGACCTCAGTGTGCCAGTCGGCGGCGACACGCGGCGTGACGGCGGTCGCGCGCGCGACCTACTCCAGCGGCTGGATCCGGGGGTTGGTCTGCGGAGGCAGATCCCAGCCGTGACGTGCATGGATGTCCTTGACCAACTCTTCCGCGTTGGCCTGGAGCTTGGCAAGGGCAGTCGTGTCATGGCCGACCGATCGGAAATGGCGCAAGTTGCTGCTCAATGCGTGCGCCCAGCTCATCAGCGGGTCGAGGTTCTCCACCCGCCGGCCAACAGTGTCGCCGGGCTTGGCGGCGTCCATCACCTGACGGCCGATGGTTGCTCCCAGCGTGCGCTCGGCCTCCAGCCACGAGTCGATGCCTTCCCAGCCGTCGAGCTGGTCCACGAGCGCGATCGACGTGATGCGCAGATTGGCCAGCCGCTCCCCCACTGGCTCTGCGGTGGGATCGAACCCGATGAGGCGCTGCACGGCTTCCTGCACTGCGAACCAGCGTGCGTCCTCGGCCGCCTTGCGCGACTCGGCGAGTGCTTCGTTGGCGCGCTTGTTGGCTTGGTAGGTCCCGACGCCCGCGACGATCAGCGACAGTGCTGAGATGACTAGCGCGAGGATGTCCATGGTCCGATCCTGTCATGCTGCCCAGAGACGGCGAGGGTGCTTCCGGCCGTTGCCGGCGGCACTGCGGGCGCGGACCAATGACGATCAAGCGTTCAGTCGTCGTTTGGCAGATACCAGCCGTGCTCCCGCCGCCGCGGCTCGGGAGGGTTCGGGTGCTCGCTGGCATACGCCTCGTTAGCACGACGGGTCATCTCTTCGTCGTAGCGATGCATCTCGTGATACAGGGCGTCCGCCGTTTCCACGTCGGCGGAGAAGACGTAGCGCTCCCTCACTGCCTCGCGCTCGTCCTCGAGCTCCTGGTCGGACAGCGGGCGGAGGCTGCCCAGAGCGCGAGAGACGGAATCGAAGAGGCCCATGCCCGCCATGCTCTCATGTCGGCCTCCTGCAAGGCATCCACCAGATTCACCGTGCTGGCGGCGCTGCCGGCATAAGCTACCTCACCCGGGAATTGGCAGCCTGGCATGGGCGGGCGCAATACCTCGAAGTTGTGCGGACACCATGCACCGGCCGAATGCCCTATGGAGACGGCTCCGCGATAGAGGCACGTAGCGCAACCACCCCGTGAGAGTGCGGTGCCACGCGTTCCCCCTACACGTTGAAGCGGAACTCCACGACGTCGCCGTCCTGCATGACGTAGTCCTTGCCCTCCATGCGGGCCTTGCCCTTGGCGCGGGCCTCGGCGACCGAGCCGGTGGCGACGAGGTCCGCGAACGAGATGACCTCGGCCTTGATGAAGCCGCGCTCGAAGTCGGTGTGGATGACGCCCGCGGCCTGCGGGGCCTTCCAGCCCTTGTGGATGGTCCACGCGCGCGACTCCTTGGGGCCGGCGGTGAGGTAGGTCTGAAGGCCCAGCGTGTCGAAGCCGACGCGAGCGAGCTGGTCGAGGCCCGACTCCTCCTGCCCCGTCGAGGCGAGCAGCTCCGCGGCGTCGGCGGGGTCGAGGTCGATGAGCTCGGACTCGATCTTCGCGTCGAGGAAGACGGCCTCGGCGGGGGCGACGAGCGCGGCGAGCTCGGCCTTGCGCGCGGCATCCGTCAGCACCGCCTCGTCGACGTTGAAGACATAGATGAAGGGCTTCGCGGTGAGCAGGCCGAGCTCCCTGACGGGCTCCAGGTCGACGGATGCCGCGGACAGCGGCGTGCCCTTCTGCAGCACCTCGAGCGCCTCGTTCGCCGCGGTCAGCACCGACGGGTCGAGCTTCTTGCTCTTGACCTCCTTCTCGAAGCGCGGGATCGCTCGCTCGAGCGTCTCGAGGTCGGCGAGGATCAGCTCGGTGTTGATGGTCTCCATGTCGGACTTCGGGTCGACGGTGCCCTCGACGTGCACGACGTCGGAGTCCTCGAAGCCCCGCACGACCTGCGCGATCGCGTCGGCCTCGCGGATGTTCGCGAGGAACTTGTTGCCGAGGCCCTCGCCCTCGGACGCGCCGCGCACGATGCCGGCGATGTCGACGAACGACACGGCGGCGGGCAGGATGCGCTCGGAGTTGAAGATGCCGGCGAGCGTCTCGAGCCGCGGGTCGGGCAGGTTCACCACGCCGATGTTCGGTTCGATCGTCGCGAACGGGTAGTTCGCCGCGAGCACCTGGTTCTTGGTGAGCGCGTTGAACAGGGTGGACTTGCCGACGTTGGGCAGGCCGACGATGCCGATAGTGAGAGCCACGGGGGTCTATCGTACCCGCCGGTTCACCGGGGCATTTCGCCCGCTCTCGCACCGCGGTCGGCGGTCGATGCCCCGCCGACGCTCAGTGCCGACCCTCGGCGGCATCGGGGACGGCACTGAACGAGCGCGCGAACGCTGGTGGGCGACTTCCCCGCGGTCGTATGCTGCGCGCAGAGGGAATCGAGCGTCGCTCAGGTTCGAGCGGCAACGAGGCACGCGAGAGGGGCGGCGATGTCCGCCATGGGCAGGCGAGCGCGCGGATGCCGCGCGTGGAGGGCCGGACGATGACGCCGGCGCTCGCCG contains these protein-coding regions:
- a CDS encoding sodium:proton antiporter, giving the protein MDPVSAVVWTVAFVLVTVSVTGLTRRLNWSAPVVLVVVGGIASFVPVVPVVHVEPELVLYGVLPPLLFAQAVRTSFLDVRRRRDSILILSVGTVAFTVVVVGFTTSLLLPAIGLAAAFAFAAVIAPTDTVAVTSVTGRLALPRRVVTVLEGESLLNDAAALVALNAAIAAMTMLLSPLLVTGAFLLAVVGGVAVGLAIGWTMAFIRSRLRSPVLDTSLALITPYLAFIAAQAVLGSGVLAVVIAGLYLGYRSPVVQSAEARIAESVNWRTIQFLLENAVFLFIGLNLASILQGAVRTGPGLWETIGICSVVFVALVVSRFVFVLAVAWFFRRGPRRLRRQHVQWKNAVVIAAANVRGVVTLAAVFLLPEMTPDREFLQFVAFVIVVATLVSGLALPLLVRRLHLPPPNAAQEQMERETLMAEAHTAGLARLELETGEADAERVVSQLRANATLISDSLAHPVTDPSSESFLAAYARLRREMITEERHAVLAARSEGRFPETAVKFVLRAIDAEELSLNAITRPPDAAGPRPEPADTRSPGRRGHV
- a CDS encoding alpha/beta hydrolase, with protein sequence MATTSEPTTVVLVHGAFADAGSWVPVIERLLAAGVPVRAPGLLMRGLRSDSDYIASVISQIPGPVLAVGHSYGGAVISNAATQASNVKGLVLVSGFAPEENEALGEAEGTSRDSALGPALVQAQFPTGVGDETAIELYVDIAKFPAVFAGDLPEAQANAFAVSQRPIAASAFDEKSGPPAWKHLPTWSVVATGDKAAGSDVLLSMARRANAELLELEGSHLIMVSQPEPVTDVILRALDKVGGSR
- a CDS encoding DNA-3-methyladenine glycosylase I; amino-acid sequence: MSDWASGTASTGSDTRSRCAWATARERDEALLAYHDHEWGTPGGSERAVFEALTLGIFQAGLGWLTVFHKRAAFRAAFHDFDPARVAQMDDADVAVLLEDPGIIRNEAKIRSALRNAAVMATSEFALADLANDAGPREHQRPSPGAAVPSHTPESEALSRRLKAEGYVFIGPTSAYAFMQAIGVVNDHVVGCFRGDELER
- a CDS encoding ATP-binding protein, producing the protein MPRITLTAGNDLVQRLAGETDPVRAVIELIWNSLDADANKVSVTLDRNIADGIVGVTVRDDGLGMSPERVEQDFKWVGNSWKLGARVTEREKRPLHGRLGQGRLRAFALGTRITWETVGQDATGAFKQTRVSSTVDRRNDFSGPDPVDAQSPTYTEFRAEGRDSLGRLEGDSARPRIGAALALHLLTFPSIEVWYDGVKIDPAASIERETTHELNWSYDGVEHRAALKVVEWRDVKGRTLYLCDDKGVPVDETPIRRFADFNFAAYVLWDGMTEHPNEVMLVDMEQETSLLGSLMQVVDSTLEDHFEARRAEQRRELVGRWKETKTYPYEGDPASDEEVVERATFDVVATAVRRHIPKARGQEKLTLGLLKDTLQRNPDGVKTLLNQYVGLTEGESEELDRLLERTPLSRLIRATTDVTDRLDFLSALREIVFNPEAKGLVKERDHLHKILERESWVFGEQFNMMSSEIGLTRALEQHLSMLGREGESTTKVTKTDGSQGRLDLMFSLAAPEHETKRHLVVELKAPSVVASHKEANQIKGYARAIVEDPQFAGTHTVWDFVLVVNDYNNDVRRDINQRGRESGLLDESELDPNSPLRYRVWVRRWSEILESADQRLLYYKRGLQHDASLLDVKRYLREHHADVLPEGLFSEGDED
- a CDS encoding cupin domain-containing protein is translated as MSDTEPIDELATKLKRTELQHQASSIPGRDIVQVLTEIPVGVESGWHTHPGEEIGYILAGTVEMRIEGAPTLLLNAGDPFLMPPGTAHNARDLGPGTGMMLSTYLVDPTQSLATFVHVD
- the ychF gene encoding redox-regulated ATPase YchF, which codes for MALTIGIVGLPNVGKSTLFNALTKNQVLAANYPFATIEPNIGVVNLPDPRLETLAGIFNSERILPAAVSFVDIAGIVRGASEGEGLGNKFLANIREADAIAQVVRGFEDSDVVHVEGTVDPKSDMETINTELILADLETLERAIPRFEKEVKSKKLDPSVLTAANEALEVLQKGTPLSAASVDLEPVRELGLLTAKPFIYVFNVDEAVLTDAARKAELAALVAPAEAVFLDAKIESELIDLDPADAAELLASTGQEESGLDQLARVGFDTLGLQTYLTAGPKESRAWTIHKGWKAPQAAGVIHTDFERGFIKAEVISFADLVATGSVAEARAKGKARMEGKDYVMQDGDVVEFRFNV
- a CDS encoding NIPSNAP family protein: MITIHLRYEIDPHKLSDFEEYGRRWIHLVNRLGGTHHGYFLPSEGDSDEAFALFTFPSLAEYEQYRTAATTDPECVEANRFGAETRCFRRYERRFLTPMFD
- a CDS encoding LysR family transcriptional regulator, whose translation is MNITLLRRFVAVAEELHFPRAADKLGIPLASLYSSIDKLEAEIGQPLFTRHGETQLTKVGVLFLEEARNEIAAAPAPAEKPAAKAGGKAKASKGKGRAPIVKGQPKPYKKRQGR
- a CDS encoding sigma-70 family RNA polymerase sigma factor, which codes for MRIASTAADTDATEGVAMPEGAHQPATSDEVAWFTAVVREHSTALVRYFARRGPRQDAEDLAAEVFTTAWRRRADVPPDAVLPWLYRTAGFTLANHRRKTIDLAVDEVPESGAVRVSDDPELSTLFDAELRGALASVGERDRQILLLHAWEGLDGAELAEVLGISRSGADAALSRARKRLREAWGERLSF